CCCGCCTGGGGCTGGAGGCGGCCTACCGCCGCAGCTACGACGAGAGCTTCCTCGATCTGTTCGACGGGTTCATCCCCCCGGAGGAGGTCGATTTCTACTCCCTCAAGGGCACCCTGGACCAGATCCTGTTTTCGTGGGGACGGGTGTCCACCGCCATCGAGATCGCCCGGGTCGCCCGGGAGCAGGCGAGGTGGCAGCAGGAGGCGGTGGAGCGGGACGTGAAGCTCCGGGTCCACGAGGCGTTCTACGACCTGCTGCTGGCCCGACGCCTCGTGGAGGTGGCCGAGGAGACCCTCGCCCAGAAAAAGCGGCACCTCGACGTGGCCCGCAAACGGTTCCAGGCCGGCGTGGTCAACGAGTTCGAGGTGGTCCGGGCCCGGGTGGCCGTGGCCAACGCCCGCCCCCCGGTGATCCAGGCCCGGAACCGGGTTCGGCAGGCCGTGGCCAAGCTCAACAACCTGCTGGCCCGCCCCCAGGACGCCCCCCTGGAACCCCAGGGCGAGCTGGATCAGCCGCCGCTGCCGGTGCGGGACCTCTCGGCGGTGATCGAGCGCGCCTGGGAACGCCGGCCGGAGCTGCAGGCCCTGGTCCAGGCCCGGGACCTGGCCCAGAAGAACCTGACCCTGGCCCGGGCCGAGGACAAGCCCACCGTGGGGCTGAGGGCCGAGTACGGGTTCGCGACCCAGGAGTGGGACCGGCTGGACTTCCGCCGCGAGCAGTGGTCGGTTGGGGTGCAGATGACCTGGCCGTTCTTCGATTCGGGCAAGACCCGGGGGAAGAT
This is a stretch of genomic DNA from Deferrisoma camini S3R1. It encodes these proteins:
- a CDS encoding TolC family protein; this translates as MKRWTVWAAAVCVWIAAAGAPVRAQEPAQTPLRLDLPAAVSMAMERNHEVLRARERIRQLEGRITEVKSQAYPRLGLEAAYRRSYDESFLDLFDGFIPPEEVDFYSLKGTLDQILFSWGRVSTAIEIARVAREQARWQQEAVERDVKLRVHEAFYDLLLARRLVEVAEETLAQKKRHLDVARKRFQAGVVNEFEVVRARVAVANARPPVIQARNRVRQAVAKLNNLLARPQDAPLEPQGELDQPPLPVRDLSAVIERAWERRPELQALVQARDLAQKNLTLARAEDKPTVGLRAEYGFATQEWDRLDFRREQWSVGVQMTWPFFDSGKTRGKIAQARSQLRDVQIALDQSRQGIALEAKVALDAVEEAEKIIEAAGHNIEQARRALELAEASYRYGVGTTLDVTDAELGLTAARTDHARALRDYLVARARVLAVMNDL